Proteins found in one Gammaproteobacteria bacterium genomic segment:
- the tatC gene encoding twin-arginine translocase subunit TatC: MAQNDASGPESQKEDSFISHLVELRDRLIRIVLGVLAIFLCLFPFANPIYSFLAGPLTRNLPVGSSMIAIDVASPFLIPFKLVLLLSIVLAVPWILYQVWAFIAPGLYQQERQMAFPVVIAGTCLFYLGMAFAYYVMFPLAFGFLTGHAPQGVEVMTDIARYLDFVIVIFLAFGIAFQVPVVTIVLVMLEIVTPQDLAAKRSYVIVGAFVIGMVLTPPDVISQTLLAVPMCILFEGGLILSRVMLRRKHQHQEAD; the protein is encoded by the coding sequence ATGGCGCAGAACGACGCTAGCGGGCCCGAGTCGCAAAAAGAAGACTCCTTCATTTCCCACCTCGTCGAGTTGCGCGACCGGCTGATACGGATCGTGCTCGGCGTGCTGGCGATCTTTCTGTGTCTGTTCCCGTTCGCCAACCCGATATACAGCTTTCTTGCGGGGCCACTTACCCGCAATCTGCCGGTCGGCAGCTCGATGATCGCGATCGACGTCGCGTCCCCGTTCTTGATTCCCTTCAAGCTTGTGTTGTTGCTCTCGATCGTCCTCGCGGTGCCCTGGATCCTTTACCAGGTCTGGGCGTTTATCGCGCCCGGACTCTATCAGCAGGAGCGCCAAATGGCATTCCCGGTGGTGATCGCCGGTACCTGTCTGTTCTATCTTGGGATGGCGTTTGCTTATTATGTGATGTTCCCGCTTGCGTTCGGGTTTTTGACGGGGCACGCGCCGCAGGGCGTGGAGGTCATGACGGACATCGCGCGTTACCTCGATTTTGTCATTGTCATTTTTCTGGCGTTCGGCATCGCCTTTCAGGTGCCTGTAGTCACGATCGTGCTGGTCATGCTGGAGATAGTCACACCACAGGACCTGGCCGCCAAGCGGTCGTATGTAATCGTCGGCGCCTTTGTTATCGGGATGGTGTTAACGCCACCCGATGTGATCTCACAAACCCTGCTGGCGGTGCCGATGTGTATCCTTTTCGAAGGGGGGCTGATTCTTTCCAGAGTGATGCTCCGGCGCAAGCATCAACATCAGGAGGCGGATTGA
- a CDS encoding 2,3-bisphosphoglycerate-independent phosphoglycerate mutase → MSGQQGFPPRRRTMLLILDGFGVNPSKRNNAVLEAHTPRLDDYFESYPHTVLDASGPAVGLPPGQMGNSEVGHVAIGCGTILRQDLVRIDHSIEEGNFFDNHAFINAIRKTRESERPLHLLGMVSDGGVHSHIQHLLALIELCRRRHVRPIVHMITDGRDTAPRCAKNYLAPLEKKLKEADGALATISGRYYAMDRDKRWERTEKAWRALVELEGEKADSATRAIDDAYGQGKGDEFILPTILRDAEPIEPGDSVIFFNFRNDRPRQLTKALTARNFEEFDRGEFRPVNVTTLAEYDTDYPCPVAFLPERPAVTLGQIVSEVGLKQLHCAETEKYPHVTFFINGGRETPFDGEKRIMVPSPKVATYDLQPEMSAERIADELIDALSDTSYALYIVNFANGDMVGHTAIREAIITAVQVLDEQVGRVLDAAVTNEVSVLLTADHGNCDEMVDPVSRQPHTQHSLYPVPCLIIDKSNWRLTTGAGLSSVAPTVLQLLGLPQPLAMKGQSLLLEEIEGKVS, encoded by the coding sequence ATGTCAGGACAACAAGGATTCCCGCCGCGCCGCCGTACGATGCTGCTCATTCTGGACGGGTTCGGTGTCAATCCCAGCAAGCGTAATAACGCGGTGCTGGAAGCCCATACACCGCGGCTCGACGATTACTTCGAGTCTTATCCGCACACCGTGCTGGACGCGTCCGGGCCCGCGGTCGGACTGCCGCCGGGTCAAATGGGCAATTCTGAAGTCGGACACGTCGCCATCGGATGCGGGACCATTCTGCGCCAGGATCTGGTCCGCATCGATCACTCAATAGAGGAAGGCAATTTTTTCGATAATCACGCGTTCATCAACGCGATCCGAAAGACTCGAGAAAGCGAACGACCGCTGCACCTGCTGGGGATGGTCTCCGATGGCGGCGTGCATTCGCACATTCAGCATTTGCTGGCTTTGATCGAGCTCTGCCGGCGCCGGCATGTACGGCCGATCGTGCACATGATTACCGACGGGCGGGACACGGCGCCGCGCTGCGCAAAGAATTATCTGGCTCCACTCGAAAAAAAGCTGAAGGAGGCAGACGGCGCGCTGGCGACCATTTCGGGCCGCTATTACGCGATGGATCGCGACAAGCGCTGGGAGCGCACTGAGAAGGCCTGGCGGGCCCTGGTCGAGTTGGAGGGCGAGAAAGCAGACAGCGCGACGCGTGCGATCGACGACGCCTACGGTCAAGGCAAAGGCGACGAATTCATTTTGCCGACAATCCTTAGAGATGCGGAACCTATCGAGCCCGGCGACAGCGTTATCTTTTTTAATTTCCGCAACGACCGGCCGCGACAGCTTACAAAGGCATTAACCGCGCGAAATTTTGAAGAATTCGATCGCGGCGAATTCCGTCCGGTCAATGTCACGACCCTGGCCGAGTACGACACGGATTATCCCTGCCCCGTGGCGTTCCTGCCGGAACGCCCGGCGGTGACGCTTGGACAAATTGTAAGCGAGGTCGGCTTAAAGCAGTTGCATTGCGCGGAAACCGAGAAATATCCGCATGTTACCTTTTTCATCAACGGCGGTCGCGAGACGCCCTTCGATGGCGAAAAACGCATCATGGTGCCCTCACCCAAGGTGGCGACGTATGACTTGCAGCCGGAAATGAGCGCTGAGCGCATCGCCGATGAATTGATCGACGCGCTTAGCGATACGAGTTACGCGCTTTACATCGTAAATTTCGCGAATGGCGATATGGTCGGCCACACAGCGATTCGCGAGGCGATTATCACCGCCGTCCAGGTGCTTGACGAGCAGGTCGGCCGCGTCCTCGATGCGGCGGTGACCAACGAAGTTTCGGTCCTCCTGACGGCCGATCACGGCAATTGTGACGAAATGGTCGATCCGGTATCGCGTCAGCCGCATACCCAGCACAGCCTTTATCCGGTGCCATGCCTAATTATCGACAAATCGAACTGGCGGCTGACGACCGGTGCTGGCCTGAGCAGCGTTGCGCCGACTGTGCTTCAGCTTCTCGGGCTGCCGCAGCCTTTGGCGATGAAAGGCCAATCACTGTTGCTGGAGGAAATTGAAGGAAAGGTTTCGTGA
- a CDS encoding TerC family protein yields MELLTSPDAWIAFLTLSGLELVLGIDNIVFISILADKLPENQRDLARRIGLGLAMFMRIALLFLLSWMVGLTAPLFEIVGQEISGRDLILLCGGLFLLYKSTHEVHQLLEGEEGEGSAKVSATFASVIVQIIIIDSVFSIDSIITAVGMVDEIAIMIAAVIVSVSIMMIAAGPIGRFVSAHPTIKMLALSFLFMIGAVLVADGLGHHVPKGYIYFAMAFSIAVEMLNLRLRKRKAEPVHLHQRYRRDNA; encoded by the coding sequence ATGGAGTTGCTGACAAGCCCGGACGCGTGGATCGCTTTTTTAACGCTGTCAGGGCTGGAACTGGTACTCGGCATCGACAACATCGTCTTCATCTCCATCCTCGCGGACAAGCTTCCGGAAAATCAGCGCGACCTCGCGCGCCGCATTGGTCTGGGGCTCGCCATGTTCATGCGCATCGCGCTGTTGTTTTTGCTGTCCTGGATGGTCGGGCTCACGGCTCCGCTGTTCGAAATAGTCGGGCAGGAAATTTCCGGCCGCGATCTAATCCTGTTATGCGGAGGTCTGTTTCTGCTTTACAAGAGCACGCACGAGGTGCACCAGTTGCTGGAGGGCGAGGAAGGCGAAGGTTCGGCCAAAGTCTCCGCCACATTCGCGTCGGTGATCGTGCAGATCATCATCATCGACTCGGTTTTTTCCATCGACTCGATCATCACCGCGGTCGGCATGGTTGACGAAATCGCGATCATGATCGCCGCGGTCATCGTTTCCGTAAGCATTATGATGATCGCTGCGGGGCCGATCGGGCGCTTCGTGTCGGCGCATCCCACCATCAAGATGCTGGCCTTGTCATTCCTGTTCATGATCGGCGCGGTACTGGTCGCCGACGGTCTGGGTCACCATGTGCCCAAGGGCTATATTTACTTTGCGATGGCGTTCTCGATAGCGGTCGAGATGTTGAACTTGCGCCTGCGCAAGCGCAAAGCCGAGCCGGTACATCTGCATCAGCGCTACAGACGAGACAACGCGTAA
- a CDS encoding DUF2914 domain-containing protein codes for MQIRKRRTGRASRSLTDHIAIGAMALSAFLIALSVIATDRSASPGPASQAQAEEPGQQLAKNPADQRGAPAGGGAASRHADANDTAVRDGPAGAGFDSANSNADARSPTASESAGAEPVDTAGSEMPATDIAAMESVPDNSSSASVVRAQFTTGIDNSQPVNSINSVFSTQGQVFSLDGRPLSKLYYFTEISAERGEKIVHRWEHEGEVVAQASFDVGGDSSPIYSSEELPPATPGNWRVVVTDAQGNVIRADRFSYQAY; via the coding sequence ATGCAAATTCGCAAACGACGTACAGGCCGCGCTTCACGATCTTTGACCGACCATATTGCGATCGGCGCGATGGCCTTGTCCGCTTTTTTGATTGCGCTCAGCGTGATAGCCACGGACCGGTCCGCGAGCCCCGGGCCGGCATCCCAAGCGCAAGCCGAGGAGCCGGGCCAACAACTTGCAAAAAACCCTGCCGATCAACGCGGTGCCCCCGCGGGCGGTGGCGCTGCCTCACGACACGCGGATGCCAATGACACGGCGGTGCGCGACGGTCCAGCCGGGGCTGGGTTCGATTCGGCAAACTCAAATGCCGATGCGCGTTCGCCGACCGCCAGCGAATCCGCCGGGGCGGAACCTGTCGACACTGCCGGGTCGGAGATGCCAGCGACCGACATCGCGGCAATGGAATCAGTGCCAGATAACTCCTCCTCAGCCAGCGTGGTGCGCGCGCAGTTCACCACCGGCATCGATAACAGTCAGCCGGTCAATAGCATCAATTCGGTGTTTTCCACCCAGGGCCAGGTTTTCTCCCTGGACGGAAGACCGCTGTCAAAGCTTTATTATTTCACGGAGATAAGCGCCGAGCGAGGCGAAAAAATCGTTCACCGTTGGGAGCACGAGGGCGAGGTTGTGGCGCAGGCATCGTTCGATGTAGGCGGCGACAGCTCACCCATTTACTCCAGCGAGGAACTCCCGCCGGCCACACCAGGCAACTGGCGGGTAGTGGTTACCGATGCCCAAGGCAACGTGATCCGCGCTGACCGCTTTTCCTACCAGGCGTACTAA